In the Streptomyces sp. NBC_00525 genome, one interval contains:
- a CDS encoding CoA-binding protein: protein MDAEAETIRRILEDTGDTWAVVGLSNNRARAAYGVAEVLRRFGKRVVPVHPKAEAVHGEQGYASLAKIPFPVDVVDVFVNSDLAGAVADEAVAAGARAVWFQLGVVDEQAYERTRAAGLDMIMDRCPAIEIPRLG from the coding sequence ATGGACGCAGAAGCGGAGACGATCCGCAGGATTCTGGAAGACACCGGCGACACCTGGGCCGTGGTGGGGCTGTCGAACAACCGGGCGCGCGCGGCCTACGGGGTGGCCGAGGTCCTCCGGCGCTTCGGCAAGCGGGTGGTGCCGGTGCATCCGAAGGCCGAGGCGGTGCACGGCGAGCAGGGGTACGCCTCGCTGGCAAAGATCCCGTTCCCGGTGGACGTGGTGGACGTCTTCGTCAACAGCGACCTGGCGGGTGCGGTGGCCGACGAGGCGGTCGCGGCCGGCGCCCGCGCCGTCTGGTTCCAGCTCGGCGTGGTGGACGAGCAGGCGTACGAGCGGACGCGGGCGGCGGGCCTGGACATGATCATGGACCGCTGCCCGGCCATCGAGATCCCCCGGCTCGGCTAG